The following are encoded together in the Oncorhynchus gorbuscha isolate QuinsamMale2020 ecotype Even-year linkage group LG03, OgorEven_v1.0, whole genome shotgun sequence genome:
- the LOC124030015 gene encoding peptidyl-prolyl cis-trans isomerase-like 1 isoform X1, translated as MSGIPPDTWQPPTVSLETTMGTIVVELYWRHAPKTCKNFAELARRGYYNNTKFHRIIKDFMVQGGDPTGTGRGGASIFGKQFEDELNPDLKFTGAGILAMANAGPDTNGSQFFLTLGPTQWLDGKHSIFGRVCQGISVVNRVGMVETNSQDRPADDIKILRTTVPN; from the exons ATGTCGGGAATACCACCAGATACCTGGCAGCCACCCACAGTGAGCCTGGAGACAAC AATGGGTACAATTGTAGTGGAACTGTACTGGAGACATGCTCCCAAAACGTGCAAAAACTTTGCTGAGTTGGCCAGGAGAGGTTACTACAACAACACCAAGTTTCATCGAATTATCAAGGACTTCATGGTGCAGGGAGGAGACCCCACAGGAACAG GTCGTGGTGGTGCCTCCATATTTGGCAAACAGTTTGAAGATGAACTAAACCCTGACTTGAAATTCACAG GTGCAGGGATCTTAGCAATGGCCAATGCAGGACCAGACACCAACGGAAGCCAGTTCTTCCTGACCCTGGGGCCTACTCAGTGGTTGGATGGAAAGCACAGTATCTTTGGGAGGGTGTGTCAAGGTATATCAGTTGTCAACCGCGTCGGCATGGTTGAGACGAACTCACAAGACCGACCTGCCGATGACATAAAAATCCTCAGGACAACTGTACCCAACTGA
- the LOC124030015 gene encoding peptidyl-prolyl cis-trans isomerase-like 1 isoform X2: MGTIVVELYWRHAPKTCKNFAELARRGYYNNTKFHRIIKDFMVQGGDPTGTGRGGASIFGKQFEDELNPDLKFTGAGILAMANAGPDTNGSQFFLTLGPTQWLDGKHSIFGRVCQGISVVNRVGMVETNSQDRPADDIKILRTTVPN; the protein is encoded by the exons ATGGGTACAATTGTAGTGGAACTGTACTGGAGACATGCTCCCAAAACGTGCAAAAACTTTGCTGAGTTGGCCAGGAGAGGTTACTACAACAACACCAAGTTTCATCGAATTATCAAGGACTTCATGGTGCAGGGAGGAGACCCCACAGGAACAG GTCGTGGTGGTGCCTCCATATTTGGCAAACAGTTTGAAGATGAACTAAACCCTGACTTGAAATTCACAG GTGCAGGGATCTTAGCAATGGCCAATGCAGGACCAGACACCAACGGAAGCCAGTTCTTCCTGACCCTGGGGCCTACTCAGTGGTTGGATGGAAAGCACAGTATCTTTGGGAGGGTGTGTCAAGGTATATCAGTTGTCAACCGCGTCGGCATGGTTGAGACGAACTCACAAGACCGACCTGCCGATGACATAAAAATCCTCAGGACAACTGTACCCAACTGA